Part of the Thermodesulfobacteriota bacterium genome, GGCCGCGTGGTACCCGCACATCCCGTGCACCCCACCCCCCGGCGGGGTCGAGGCCGAGCACAGGTACCAGCCCGGCACCCCGGCCCGGTAGGGGTGGAGCGACGGCGCGGGGCGGGCGAAGGTCTGCCGCAGGTCCTGGACGCCCCCCCCGATGTCGCCCCCCACGTAGTTGGGGTTGTAGGCCTCCATCTCCCGGGGGCCCAGGGCGCTGCGGGCGAGCACGCATTCCCGGAACCCCGGGGCGAAGCGCTCCACCTGGGCCTCGATCCGGTGCGTCTCGTCCCGGGCCCAATCGCTGGGGACGTGGCAGTAGGCCCAGGCGGTGTGCCGGCCCGCGGGGGCCCGGGTCGGGTCAAACAGGGTGGGCTGGACGAGGATGACGTAGGGGCGCTCCGAGATCCGGCCTCGCCAGGGGGCGCGCTCGGAGGCGGCGATCTCCTCGAGGGTGCCCCCCAGGTGGACCGTGGCGGCCCGCCGGCACTCGGTTGCCGCCCAGGGGATGGGCTCGGAGAGCGCCCAGTCCAGCTTGAAGACGCCCGGGCCGTGGCGGAACCGACCCAGCGCCCGCCGGTAGGAGACCGGGAGGCGGCGCCCCCCGAGG contains:
- a CDS encoding NAD(P)/FAD-dependent oxidoreductase: GLAAHAVLPLETAGTAAFGLTLAAAGHAAGWPLVRGGSQGLADALASHLGSLGGTVRAGAPVERAEDLPPARLALWDVSPRRLVSLGGRRLPVSYRRALGRFRHGPGVFKLDWALSEPIPWAATECRRAATVHLGGTLEEIAASERAPWRGRISERPYVILVQPTLFDPTRAPAGRHTAWAYCHVPSDWARDETHRIEAQVERFAPGFRECVLARSALGPREMEAYNPNYVGGDIGGGVQDLRQTFARPAPSLHPYRAGVPGWYLCSASTPPGGGVHGMCGYHAARASLADLGGRAKGQGT